A DNA window from Streptomyces bacillaris contains the following coding sequences:
- a CDS encoding Crp/Fnr family transcriptional regulator, giving the protein MDDVLRRAPLFAALDDEQAAELRASMSEVTLARGDALFHEGDQGDRLYVVTEGKVKLHRTSPDGRENMLAVLGPGELIGELSLFDPGPRTATASALTEVKLLGLGHGDLQPWLNARPEVATALLRAVARRLRKTNDQMSDLVFSDVPGRVARALLDLSRRFGVQSEEGIHVVHDLTQEELAQLVGASRETVNKALADFAGRGWLRLEARAVILLDVERLAKRSR; this is encoded by the coding sequence GTGGACGACGTTCTGCGGCGCGCCCCGCTTTTCGCGGCGCTCGATGACGAGCAGGCCGCGGAGCTCCGCGCCTCGATGAGTGAGGTGACCCTCGCGCGCGGCGACGCGCTTTTCCACGAGGGCGACCAGGGTGACCGCCTGTACGTGGTCACCGAGGGCAAGGTGAAGCTCCACCGCACCTCGCCCGACGGGCGCGAGAACATGCTGGCCGTGCTCGGCCCCGGAGAGCTGATCGGTGAGCTGTCGCTCTTCGACCCCGGCCCGCGTACGGCGACCGCCTCCGCGCTGACCGAGGTCAAGCTCCTCGGCCTCGGCCACGGCGACCTGCAGCCCTGGCTGAACGCCCGGCCCGAGGTGGCCACCGCGCTGCTGCGCGCGGTCGCCCGGCGCCTGCGCAAGACCAACGACCAGATGTCCGACCTGGTCTTCTCCGATGTGCCGGGCCGGGTCGCCCGCGCCCTCCTGGACCTGTCGCGCCGCTTCGGCGTCCAGTCGGAGGAGGGCATCCACGTGGTCCACGACCTCACCCAGGAGGAGCTGGCCCAGCTGGTCGGCGCCTCCCGCGAGACGGTCAACAAGGCCCTCGCGGACTTCGCGGGCCGTGGCTGGCTGCGGCTGGAGGCCCGCGCGGTCATCCTGCTGGACGTCGAGCGGCTGGCGAAGCGCTCGCGCTGA
- a CDS encoding phage holin family protein — MSDPGNYAGSTDRSIGQLVAAATAEMSALVHDEIALAKAEVRQDVKRGAIGSAAFIAAGVLLLFTMPMLSFAAAYGIHNLGLGLAWSFLIVAGAFILLAALIGFIGLRKFKKIKPPEKSIASAKQTAAVLQNAKPHPRPAIEADAILRRSGSSLAAGKGVESLPGGDKAASVARSST, encoded by the coding sequence ATGAGCGACCCCGGCAACTACGCGGGCAGCACGGACCGCAGCATCGGGCAGTTGGTCGCCGCGGCGACGGCCGAGATGTCCGCGCTGGTGCACGACGAGATCGCCCTGGCGAAGGCGGAGGTGCGCCAGGACGTCAAGCGCGGGGCGATCGGCAGCGCCGCGTTCATCGCCGCGGGGGTGCTGCTCCTCTTCACGATGCCGATGCTGAGCTTCGCGGCGGCGTACGGGATCCACAACCTGGGCCTGGGCCTGGCCTGGTCGTTCCTGATCGTGGCGGGCGCCTTCATCCTGCTGGCGGCCCTGATCGGCTTCATCGGGCTGCGGAAGTTCAAGAAGATCAAGCCGCCGGAGAAGTCCATCGCCTCCGCCAAGCAGACCGCCGCCGTCCTGCAGAACGCCAAGCCGCACCCGCGCCCGGCGATCGAGGCCGACGCGATCCTCAGGCGTTCCGGCTCCAGCCTCGCGGCGGGCAAGGGCGTCGAGAGCCTGCCGGGCGGGGACAAGGCCGCCTCTGTGGCACGCTCGTCCACATGA
- the acs gene encoding acetate--CoA ligase — protein MPRDTTDTLGLGEVVSNESLANLLREERKFAPPAALAANANVTAAAYEQAEADRLGFWAEQARRLTWATEPTETLDWSNPPFAKWFADGKLNVAYNCVDRHVEAGNGDRVAIHFEGEPGDSRAITYAELKDEVSRAANALTELGVSKGDRVAVYLPMIPEAAVAMLACARIGATHSVVFGGFSADAIATRIQDADAKVVITADGGYRRGKPSALKPAVDDAVSRIKSVEHVLVVRRTGQDTAWTEGRDVWWHEITGRQSAEHTPEAFEAEQPLFILYTSGTTGKPKGILHTSGGYLTQAAYTHHAVFDLKPETDVYWCTADVGWVTGHSYIVYGPLANGATQVMYEGTPDTPHQGRFWEIVQKYGVTILYTAPTAIRTFMKWGDDIPAKFDLSSLRVLGSVGEPINPEAWMWYRKHIGADKCPIVDTWWQTETGAMMISPLPGVTETKPGSAQRALPGISATVVDDEANEVPDGGGGYLVLTEPWPSMLRTIWGDDQRFLDTYWSRFEGKYFAGDGAKKDEDGDVWLLGRVDDVMLVSGHNISTTEVESALVSHPSVAEAAVVGAADETTGQAIVAFVILRGSATTSDELVAELRNHVGATLGPITKPKRVLPVAELPKTRSGKIMRRLLRDVAENRELGDVTTLTDSSVMDLITTQLPSAPSED, from the coding sequence ATGCCCCGGGACACAACGGACACCCTGGGACTGGGAGAAGTCGTGAGCAACGAGAGCCTGGCCAACCTGCTTCGGGAAGAGCGGAAGTTCGCTCCACCTGCAGCTCTGGCCGCCAACGCCAACGTCACCGCAGCGGCGTACGAGCAGGCCGAGGCGGACCGGCTGGGCTTCTGGGCCGAGCAGGCCCGCCGCCTGACGTGGGCCACCGAGCCGACCGAGACCCTCGACTGGAGCAACCCGCCCTTCGCGAAGTGGTTCGCGGACGGCAAGCTGAACGTCGCGTACAACTGCGTGGACCGTCACGTCGAGGCGGGCAACGGCGACCGGGTCGCCATCCACTTCGAGGGCGAGCCCGGCGACAGCCGCGCCATCACCTACGCGGAGCTGAAGGACGAGGTCTCCCGCGCCGCCAACGCCCTGACCGAGCTGGGCGTCAGCAAGGGTGACCGAGTCGCCGTCTACCTCCCGATGATCCCCGAGGCCGCCGTCGCGATGCTGGCCTGCGCCCGCATCGGCGCCACGCACTCGGTGGTCTTCGGCGGCTTCTCCGCCGACGCCATCGCCACCCGCATCCAGGACGCGGACGCCAAGGTCGTCATCACCGCCGACGGTGGGTACCGCCGGGGCAAGCCCTCCGCGCTCAAGCCGGCGGTCGACGACGCCGTCTCCCGTATCAAGAGCGTCGAGCACGTCCTCGTCGTCCGCCGCACCGGTCAGGACACCGCCTGGACCGAGGGCCGCGACGTCTGGTGGCACGAGATCACCGGCCGCCAGTCCGCCGAGCACACCCCCGAGGCGTTCGAGGCGGAGCAGCCGCTCTTCATCCTCTACACCTCGGGCACCACGGGTAAGCCCAAGGGCATCCTGCACACCTCCGGCGGCTACCTCACCCAGGCGGCGTACACGCACCACGCGGTTTTCGACCTCAAGCCGGAGACCGATGTCTACTGGTGTACCGCCGACGTCGGCTGGGTGACCGGCCACTCGTACATCGTCTACGGGCCGCTGGCCAACGGCGCGACCCAGGTCATGTACGAGGGCACGCCCGACACCCCGCACCAGGGGCGTTTCTGGGAGATCGTGCAGAAGTACGGCGTCACGATCCTCTACACCGCGCCGACCGCGATCCGTACGTTCATGAAGTGGGGAGACGACATCCCCGCCAAGTTCGACCTGAGCAGCCTCCGGGTCCTCGGTTCGGTCGGTGAGCCGATCAACCCCGAGGCGTGGATGTGGTACCGCAAGCACATCGGCGCCGACAAGTGCCCGATCGTGGACACCTGGTGGCAGACCGAGACCGGCGCGATGATGATCTCGCCGCTGCCGGGCGTCACCGAGACCAAGCCGGGATCCGCCCAGCGCGCCCTGCCCGGGATCTCGGCCACCGTCGTGGACGACGAGGCCAACGAGGTGCCGGACGGCGGGGGCGGCTACCTGGTCCTCACCGAGCCGTGGCCGTCGATGCTCCGCACCATCTGGGGCGACGACCAGCGGTTCCTCGACACCTACTGGTCACGTTTCGAGGGCAAGTACTTCGCGGGCGACGGTGCCAAGAAGGACGAGGACGGCGACGTCTGGCTGCTCGGCCGGGTCGACGACGTCATGCTCGTGTCGGGCCACAACATCTCGACCACCGAGGTCGAGTCGGCGCTCGTCTCCCACCCGTCGGTGGCCGAGGCGGCCGTCGTCGGCGCGGCCGACGAGACGACGGGCCAGGCGATCGTCGCGTTCGTGATCCTGCGCGGCAGCGCGACCACCTCCGACGAGCTGGTGGCGGAGCTGCGCAACCACGTCGGGGCGACGCTCGGGCCGATCACGAAACCCAAGCGCGTCCTGCCGGTGGCCGAGCTGCCCAAGACCCGTTCCGGCAAGATCATGCGCCGTCTGCTGCGCGATGTCGCCGAGAACCGCGAGCTGGGCGACGTCACCACGCTCACCGACTCCTCGGTGATGGACCTGATCACCACCCAGCTGCCCTCGGCCCCCTCCGAGGACTAG
- a CDS encoding alpha/beta fold hydrolase: MTVPDSSAFGPAGAARPPGSVDPAGASTSPAGPAGAGGPVRLDGPWTHRDVAANGARFHIAEMGEGPLVLLLHGFPQFWWTWRHQLPALAEAGFRAVAMDLRGVGGSDRTPRGYDPANLALDVTGVIRSLGEPDAALVGHDLGGYLAWTAAVMRPKLVRRLAVSSMPHPRRWRSSMLSDFAQSRAGSYIWGFQRPWLPERQLVADDAALVGRLVEEWAGPRNPEFPDEETLGVYRRAMSIPSTAHCSIEPYRWMVRSMARPDGVQFNRRMKRPVRVPTLHLHGSLDPAVRTRSSAGSGQYVEAPYRWRLFDGVGHFPHEEDPIGFSTELINWLKDPEPDR; the protein is encoded by the coding sequence ATGACGGTTCCCGATTCCAGCGCATTCGGCCCGGCGGGTGCGGCGCGCCCGCCGGGCTCGGTCGACCCGGCGGGCGCATCGACGAGTCCGGCCGGCCCGGCCGGTGCCGGAGGCCCCGTACGGCTCGACGGCCCCTGGACCCACCGCGATGTGGCGGCCAACGGGGCGCGGTTCCACATCGCGGAGATGGGCGAGGGGCCGCTGGTCCTGCTCCTGCACGGGTTCCCGCAGTTCTGGTGGACCTGGCGCCACCAGTTGCCCGCCCTCGCGGAGGCGGGCTTCCGGGCCGTCGCGATGGACCTGCGCGGGGTGGGCGGCAGCGACCGGACGCCCCGCGGTTACGACCCCGCCAACCTGGCGCTCGACGTCACCGGGGTGATCCGCTCCCTCGGTGAGCCGGACGCGGCCCTGGTCGGCCACGATCTGGGCGGCTACCTCGCCTGGACGGCCGCGGTGATGCGGCCCAAACTGGTGCGCCGCCTCGCCGTCTCCTCCATGCCGCACCCGCGCCGCTGGCGCTCCTCAATGCTGTCGGACTTCGCCCAGTCGCGGGCGGGCTCGTACATCTGGGGCTTCCAGCGCCCCTGGCTGCCGGAGCGTCAGCTCGTCGCGGACGACGCCGCCCTGGTGGGCCGGCTGGTCGAGGAGTGGGCCGGGCCCCGGAACCCGGAGTTCCCCGACGAGGAGACCCTGGGCGTCTACCGGCGGGCCATGAGCATCCCCTCGACCGCCCACTGCTCGATCGAGCCGTACCGCTGGATGGTCCGCTCGATGGCTCGTCCCGACGGGGTCCAGTTCAACCGGCGGATGAAGCGGCCCGTCCGCGTCCCCACGCTGCACCTGCACGGGTCACTCGATCCGGCGGTCCGGACCCGGAGTTCGGCGGGGTCGGGGCAGTACGTCGAGGCGCCCTACCGGTGGCGACTTTTCGACGGTGTCGGTCACTTCCCCCACGAGGAGGATCCGATCGGCTTCTCCACCGAACTCATCAACTGGCTCAAGGATCCCGAGCCCGACCGGTAG
- a CDS encoding MBL fold metallo-hydrolase — protein sequence MSDAAALPGQPRGVVSSGPATARTVNVLAPNPSAMTLDGTNTWIVAEPDSDLAVVIDPGPLDDVHLRAVVDAVERSGRRVALTLLTHGHPDHAEGAGRFAALTRTNVRALDPALRLGDEGLGAGDVITTGGLELRVVPTPGHTADSLSFHLPADRAVLTGDTILGRGTTVVAHPDGRLGDYLDSLRRLRSLTVDDGVHTVLPGHGPVLEDAQGAVEFYLAHRAHRLAQVETAVEAGHRTPSEVVARVYADADRSLWPAAELSVRAQLEYLAGHGLI from the coding sequence ATGAGCGACGCAGCCGCCCTCCCGGGGCAGCCGCGCGGAGTGGTGTCCTCCGGGCCCGCCACCGCACGTACGGTCAACGTCCTCGCGCCGAACCCGTCCGCGATGACGCTCGACGGCACGAACACCTGGATCGTCGCGGAGCCCGACTCGGATCTCGCGGTCGTCATCGATCCCGGGCCGCTCGACGACGTACATCTGAGGGCCGTCGTCGACGCGGTGGAGCGGTCCGGGCGCCGCGTCGCCCTCACCCTGCTCACGCACGGCCATCCCGATCACGCGGAGGGCGCGGGCCGGTTCGCGGCGCTGACGCGGACGAACGTACGGGCACTGGATCCGGCGCTCCGGCTGGGGGACGAGGGCCTCGGGGCGGGCGATGTGATCACCACCGGCGGCCTGGAGCTGCGGGTGGTCCCGACGCCGGGCCACACCGCCGACTCGCTCTCGTTCCATCTGCCCGCCGACCGGGCGGTGCTGACGGGCGACACGATCCTGGGCCGCGGTACGACGGTGGTCGCGCACCCGGACGGGCGGCTCGGGGACTACCTGGACTCGCTCAGGCGGCTGCGTTCGCTGACGGTCGACGACGGGGTGCACACGGTGCTGCCGGGCCACGGGCCGGTCCTGGAGGACGCCCAGGGGGCCGTGGAGTTCTATCTGGCCCACCGCGCACACCGGCTGGCCCAGGTGGAGACGGCGGTGGAGGCGGGGCACCGTACGCCGTCGGAGGTGGTGGCCCGGGTCTACGCCGACGCCGACCGCTCCCTGTGGCCGGCCGCCGAACTGTCGGTACGGGCCCAGCTGGAGTACCTCGCGGGGCACGGGCTCATCTGA
- a CDS encoding NUDIX hydrolase: MTHTQTDAHADTRTPENRMPGNGMSENRPSGNRPPVTRADDTRTAVNRPAADHPPTDRTAAERPATDRTATERAAADRAAAPADHTAATADRTAVDVTTAGLPAWLDPVAEAARSVRPHQLSRFLPPESGAGRQSAVLVLFGEGARGPELLLMERSGTLRSHAGQPSFPGGALDPEDGDQATTGPLRAALREAEEETGLDPRGVQLFGVLPRLYIPVSSFVVTPVLGWWRAPSPVGVVDPAETARVFTVPVADLTDPANRAMAVHPSGHSGPAFLVESALVWGFTAGVIDRILHYAGWERPWDRARQVPLDWRA, translated from the coding sequence ATGACGCACACGCAGACCGACGCACACGCGGACACCCGCACGCCCGAGAACCGCATGCCCGGGAACGGCATGTCCGAGAACCGGCCATCCGGGAATCGCCCGCCCGTCACCCGCGCGGACGACACCCGTACGGCGGTGAACCGCCCCGCGGCGGACCACCCGCCGACGGACCGTACGGCGGCCGAGCGCCCCGCGACGGACCGTACGGCGACGGAGCGCGCGGCAGCGGACCGTGCAGCGGCCCCAGCAGACCATACGGCGGCCACGGCGGACCGTACGGCGGTCGACGTGACCACCGCCGGTCTGCCCGCCTGGCTCGACCCCGTGGCCGAGGCCGCCCGCAGCGTCCGCCCGCACCAGCTCAGCCGCTTCCTGCCGCCCGAGAGTGGCGCGGGCAGGCAGTCCGCCGTCCTGGTCCTCTTCGGCGAGGGGGCACGCGGCCCCGAGCTGCTGCTCATGGAGCGCTCCGGCACCCTGCGCTCCCACGCCGGCCAGCCCTCCTTCCCCGGCGGCGCGCTCGACCCCGAGGACGGCGACCAGGCCACCACCGGGCCGCTGCGCGCCGCGCTCCGCGAGGCCGAGGAGGAGACCGGCCTCGACCCCCGGGGCGTCCAGCTCTTCGGCGTGCTGCCCCGGCTCTACATCCCGGTCAGCAGCTTCGTCGTGACGCCCGTCCTCGGCTGGTGGCGTGCGCCCAGCCCGGTCGGGGTAGTGGACCCGGCGGAGACGGCCCGGGTCTTCACGGTTCCCGTGGCGGATCTCACGGACCCGGCCAACCGGGCCATGGCCGTCCACCCGAGCGGGCACAGCGGCCCGGCCTTCCTGGTCGAATCGGCTCTGGTCTGGGGATTCACCGCCGGAGTGATCGACCGGATCCTGCACTACGCGGGCTGGGAACGCCCCTGGGACCGGGCGAGACAGGTGCCGCTCGACTGGCGCGCATGA
- the nth gene encoding endonuclease III, with product MTSSKSGTRAKAAKAPTKASAEAPAKTPGAAKVGKTAKAAKSNKSAKPAKAAKAPEAVKVPKGESHLALVRRARRINRELAEVYPYAHPELDFRNPFELLVATVLSAQTTDLRVNQTTPALFAAYPTPEDMAAAVPEEMEELIRPTGFFRAKTKSLLGLSAALRDDFGGEVPGRLEDLVKLPGVGRKTANVVLGNAFGVPGITVDTHFGRLVRRWKWTDEEDPVKVEAVVADIFPKSEWTMLSHRVVFHGRRICHSRKPACGACPIAPLCPSYGEGETDPEKARKLLKYEMGGYPGQRLSPPPDFPGKPAPALGAA from the coding sequence GTGACATCGTCGAAGTCCGGGACGAGGGCCAAGGCCGCCAAGGCGCCGACCAAGGCGTCTGCCGAAGCGCCTGCCAAGACCCCGGGGGCCGCCAAGGTGGGCAAAACGGCCAAAGCCGCCAAGTCGAATAAATCGGCTAAACCAGCTAAAGCGGCCAAGGCCCCCGAGGCCGTCAAGGTCCCCAAGGGCGAGTCGCACCTCGCGCTGGTCCGCCGCGCCCGCCGGATCAACCGGGAGCTGGCCGAGGTCTATCCGTACGCCCACCCCGAGCTGGACTTCCGCAACCCCTTCGAGCTGCTCGTCGCCACGGTCCTCTCCGCCCAGACCACCGACCTGAGGGTCAACCAGACCACCCCCGCGCTCTTCGCCGCCTATCCGACGCCCGAGGACATGGCGGCGGCCGTCCCGGAGGAGATGGAGGAGCTGATCCGGCCGACCGGCTTCTTCCGGGCCAAGACCAAGTCCCTCCTCGGCCTCTCCGCCGCCCTGCGGGACGACTTCGGCGGCGAGGTCCCGGGCCGTCTGGAGGATCTGGTCAAGCTGCCCGGCGTCGGCCGCAAGACCGCCAATGTCGTTCTGGGCAATGCGTTCGGAGTACCGGGGATCACTGTCGACACGCACTTCGGCCGCCTGGTGAGGCGCTGGAAGTGGACGGACGAGGAGGACCCGGTGAAGGTCGAGGCGGTGGTCGCCGACATCTTCCCGAAGAGCGAGTGGACGATGCTCTCGCACCGGGTGGTCTTCCACGGCCGCCGCATCTGCCACTCCCGTAAACCGGCCTGCGGTGCCTGCCCCATCGCCCCGCTCTGTCCTTCGTACGGTGAGGGGGAGACCGACCCGGAGAAGGCCAGGAAACTGCTGAAGTACGAGATGGGCGGCTATCCGGGCCAGCGGCTCAGCCCGCCCCCGGACTTCCCGGGCAAGCCCGCTCCCGCGCTGGGGGCCGCCTGA
- a CDS encoding SulP family inorganic anion transporter gives MPACTPTRHDRASRRTRPSPRRPPRLRPRIAGADVYASITVFLIAVPMALGLSLAVGAPLEAGLVAAAIGGIVAGLFGSAPLQVSGPSAGLTVVTAELIQIYGWRTTCAITIGAGLLQILLGTLRVARNALAVSPAIVHGTLAGIGVAIALAQLHIMLGGSPQSSVVANALALPGQLAVIGGAAPLIGALTVAVVLLWPRLPGRAGRTARRIPAALASVVIATAVAAVAAPGLARVDLPSWRSHAFPELPHGPVLALATAVFTVMLVAGLESLLAAVAVDRLAADRAGEPVKPPSPAIGSATAAPPQRSHLDRELRGQGVANTLSGLLGGLPVAGGVVRGSANVRAGATGRASSVLHGIWVLLAAALLVTVFEWIPLAALAALVMVVGVQMVSFAHIRNVHRHREFPVYAATVAGVIGFGALTGVALGVAVAVVVSLRRLGRTKMTVSEQDGRHVVTARGQLTFLSVPRLTRALGQVPPGADAIVELDGSFMDHAAYEAIQTWRGARIAQGGSVAFTGRSGDSIALAGRSDGGVDLPGRPGDVADTPTAAAAHSCCRPWTPWRNHHCHDRPTEPTHGTNTTSTSTSSLTEAVIATPGSAPDTARPKSAHRLRSGLTSFQRNTAPLVRDELARLASEGQSPSQLFITCADSRLVTSMITASGPGDLFTVRNVGNLVPPPHALPTDSPPTGTPPSDAPATPTTPATSGDDSVAAAIEYAVEVLRVESITVCGHSGCGAMQALLRGEPETGPDTPRTPLWRWLRHGLPSLERMASRRHPWARISGRLPADEVEQLCLTNVVQQLEHLRAHEAVARRLAEGTLQLHGMYFHVGEAQAYLLTEGAGSGTGHDEVFERVGTEEPEPAAARPAACTAAHPATCTTG, from the coding sequence ATGCCCGCCTGCACCCCCACTCGCCATGACCGCGCGTCCCGCCGCACCCGCCCATCGCCCCGCCGACCACCCCGTCTCCGTCCACGCATCGCGGGCGCGGACGTGTACGCCTCGATCACCGTCTTCCTCATCGCCGTCCCGATGGCGCTCGGCCTCTCCCTCGCCGTGGGCGCCCCACTGGAGGCCGGGTTGGTGGCCGCGGCCATCGGCGGCATCGTGGCCGGGCTGTTCGGCAGCGCCCCGCTCCAGGTCAGCGGCCCTTCCGCCGGGCTGACCGTCGTCACGGCCGAGCTGATCCAGATCTACGGCTGGCGCACCACCTGCGCGATCACCATCGGCGCCGGACTCCTCCAGATCCTCCTGGGCACCCTGAGAGTCGCGCGCAACGCGCTCGCCGTCAGCCCGGCGATCGTGCACGGGACGCTCGCCGGCATCGGCGTGGCCATCGCGCTCGCCCAGCTCCACATCATGCTGGGCGGATCGCCGCAGAGTTCCGTCGTCGCCAACGCCCTCGCGCTGCCTGGTCAGTTGGCCGTGATCGGCGGGGCGGCTCCGCTCATCGGGGCGCTGACCGTCGCCGTCGTGCTGCTCTGGCCCCGGCTGCCGGGGCGGGCCGGACGGACGGCGCGGAGAATCCCGGCCGCCCTCGCCTCGGTGGTGATCGCGACGGCGGTGGCGGCGGTGGCAGCGCCCGGACTCGCCAGGGTCGACCTGCCGTCCTGGCGGTCGCACGCCTTTCCGGAGCTGCCCCACGGGCCCGTTCTCGCCCTGGCCACCGCGGTGTTCACCGTGATGCTGGTGGCCGGCCTGGAATCGCTGCTCGCCGCGGTGGCCGTCGACAGGCTGGCCGCCGACCGGGCCGGGGAGCCGGTGAAGCCGCCGTCCCCCGCGATCGGCTCCGCCACCGCCGCACCGCCTCAACGGTCCCACCTGGATCGTGAGTTGCGCGGTCAGGGTGTCGCCAACACGCTCAGCGGGCTGCTGGGCGGGCTGCCGGTGGCCGGGGGTGTGGTGCGGGGTTCGGCCAATGTACGGGCGGGGGCGACCGGCCGCGCCTCCTCCGTGCTGCACGGAATCTGGGTGCTTCTCGCGGCGGCCCTGCTGGTCACCGTGTTCGAGTGGATCCCGCTGGCCGCGCTCGCCGCCCTGGTGATGGTGGTCGGGGTCCAGATGGTGAGCTTCGCGCACATCCGCAACGTCCATAGACACCGGGAGTTCCCCGTCTACGCGGCCACGGTCGCCGGGGTCATCGGCTTCGGCGCGCTGACGGGGGTCGCGCTCGGGGTGGCGGTTGCCGTGGTCGTCTCGCTGCGGCGGCTGGGCCGTACGAAGATGACCGTGAGCGAGCAGGATGGACGCCATGTGGTCACCGCCCGCGGCCAGCTGACCTTCCTGTCCGTCCCCCGGCTCACCCGGGCCCTCGGACAAGTGCCACCAGGTGCCGACGCGATCGTCGAGCTGGACGGGTCCTTCATGGACCATGCCGCCTACGAGGCGATCCAGACATGGCGCGGCGCCCGGATCGCCCAGGGTGGCAGCGTCGCCTTCACCGGCCGGTCCGGCGACAGCATCGCCCTCGCCGGTCGGTCCGACGGTGGCGTCGATCTTCCCGGCCGACCCGGCGACGTCGCCGACACGCCGACCGCCGCCGCGGCCCACTCCTGCTGCCGCCCCTGGACCCCCTGGCGCAACCACCACTGCCACGACCGCCCCACAGAACCCACCCACGGCACGAACACCACCAGCACCAGCACCAGCAGCCTCACCGAAGCGGTCATCGCCACGCCCGGCTCCGCCCCGGACACCGCAAGACCCAAGAGCGCCCATCGTCTGCGCAGCGGCCTGACGTCGTTCCAGCGGAACACCGCGCCCCTGGTCCGCGACGAGCTGGCCCGGCTCGCCTCCGAAGGACAGAGCCCCTCCCAGCTCTTCATCACCTGCGCCGACTCCCGCCTGGTCACCAGCATGATCACCGCCAGCGGGCCCGGCGACCTCTTCACCGTGCGCAACGTCGGCAACCTCGTTCCCCCGCCCCACGCCCTGCCCACCGACAGTCCGCCCACCGGCACCCCGCCAAGCGACGCCCCGGCCACCCCCACCACGCCCGCCACCAGCGGCGACGACTCGGTGGCCGCGGCGATCGAGTACGCGGTGGAGGTGCTGCGGGTCGAGTCCATCACCGTCTGCGGGCACTCCGGCTGCGGTGCCATGCAGGCGCTGCTCAGGGGCGAGCCGGAGACCGGTCCGGACACGCCGCGCACCCCGCTGTGGCGGTGGCTGCGGCACGGTCTGCCGAGCCTGGAGCGGATGGCGTCACGCCGTCACCCCTGGGCACGGATCTCCGGTCGGCTGCCCGCCGACGAGGTCGAGCAGCTCTGTCTCACCAATGTGGTCCAGCAGTTGGAGCATCTGCGAGCGCACGAGGCCGTGGCGCGGCGGCTCGCCGAGGGAACGCTCCAACTGCACGGCATGTACTTCCACGTCGGTGAGGCGCAGGCATATCTGCTGACCGAGGGGGCCGGCTCCGGGACGGGCCACGACGAGGTCTTCGAGCGGGTTGGTACGGAAGAACCGGAGCCCGCCGCCGCCCGACCTGCCGCCTGCACCGCCGCCCACCCCGCCACCTGCACCACAGGCTGA
- a CDS encoding MarP family serine protease: MNVLDILLLLAAVWFAVIGYRQGFVVGILSVIGFIGGGLIAVYLLPIIWDRVTEGAEVSTATAIGAVVVVIVCASIGQAFTTHLGNKLRRYITWSPARALDATGGALVNVVAMLLVAWLIALPLARTSLPTLGKEVRNSSVLLGISRVMPQQAPPWFRDFSSVLAQNGFPQVFSPFANEPITDVQPPDPALVGSPVAARAKKSIVKVVGTAPSCGKVLEGTGFVFAERRVMTNAHVVGGVDEPTVQIGGEGRLYDAKVVLYDWQRDIAVLDVPDLRATPLEFTGDDARTGDSAIVAGFPENGAYDVRSARVRARIDANGPDIYQRGTVVRDVYSLYATVRQGNSGGPLLTPDGKVYGVVFAKSLDDPDTGYALTADEIREDIEIGRTANQQVDSQGCAL; this comes from the coding sequence GTGAACGTGCTGGACATCCTGCTGCTGCTCGCCGCCGTATGGTTCGCGGTCATCGGCTACCGACAGGGTTTCGTCGTCGGCATCCTGTCGGTGATCGGCTTCATCGGCGGCGGTCTGATCGCCGTCTACCTGCTCCCGATCATCTGGGACCGGGTGACCGAGGGGGCGGAGGTCTCCACCGCGACCGCCATCGGGGCCGTCGTCGTCGTGATCGTCTGCGCCTCGATCGGCCAGGCCTTCACCACCCACCTGGGCAACAAGCTCCGCAGATACATCACCTGGTCGCCCGCCCGCGCGCTGGATGCCACCGGCGGTGCCCTGGTCAACGTGGTGGCCATGCTGCTGGTCGCCTGGCTGATCGCCCTGCCGCTGGCCCGCACCTCGCTGCCGACCCTCGGCAAGGAGGTCCGCAACTCCTCGGTCCTCCTCGGGATCTCCCGGGTGATGCCCCAACAGGCGCCGCCGTGGTTCCGGGACTTCTCCTCCGTCCTCGCGCAGAACGGCTTCCCGCAGGTCTTCAGCCCCTTCGCCAACGAGCCGATCACCGACGTCCAGCCTCCGGACCCGGCCCTCGTGGGCAGCCCGGTCGCCGCCCGCGCCAAGAAGTCGATCGTCAAGGTCGTGGGTACGGCCCCGAGCTGCGGCAAGGTCCTCGAAGGCACCGGCTTCGTCTTCGCCGAGCGCCGCGTGATGACCAACGCCCATGTCGTCGGCGGTGTCGACGAGCCCACCGTCCAGATCGGCGGCGAGGGCAGGCTGTACGACGCCAAGGTGGTCCTCTACGACTGGCAGCGCGACATCGCGGTCCTGGACGTCCCCGACCTCCGGGCCACGCCCCTGGAGTTCACCGGCGACGACGCGAGGACCGGCGACAGCGCGATCGTCGCGGGCTTCCCGGAGAACGGCGCCTACGACGTGCGCTCCGCCCGCGTCCGCGCCCGTATCGACGCCAACGGCCCCGACATCTACCAGCGCGGCACCGTCGTACGCGACGTCTACTCCCTCTACGCGACCGTCCGCCAGGGCAACTCCGGAGGCCCGCTGCTCACCCCGGACGGAAAGGTGTACGGGGTGGTGTTCGCCAAGTCCCTCGACGACCCGGACACCGGTTACGCCCTGACTGCCGACGAGATCCGCGAGGACATCGAGATCGGCCGCACGGCCAACCAGCAGGTCGACAGCCAGGGCTGCGCCCTCTGA